The following coding sequences are from one Hyphomicrobiales bacterium window:
- a CDS encoding alpha/beta fold hydrolase, whose translation MSSKPTTSSPGAALSWRALGRTWPHHVHSRFVNAGGVRWHVQELGEGPVVFLLHGAGASTHSWRDLLPGLAQHFRVVAVDLPGHAFSDSPAFYRPTLQRVSVLLGELIQTLGIDVRIAVGHSAGAATLARMTLDHRITPAGLVSFNGAFQPFDGAAGAVFPALAKLLFVNPLTPRLFALGGRSRSRVVRLIEGTGSRISDEGLGYYSTLMQSPGHIAGVLGMMAHWELTELMRKLPSMKVPMLLIAGENDRAVPAKVSQDVADRCVNASIELWPGLGHLAHEEAPEKAVARIVEFATEIGVLENATAADTQN comes from the coding sequence ATGTCGAGTAAACCTACAACCTCCAGCCCTGGCGCCGCATTGTCGTGGCGCGCGCTCGGCCGCACCTGGCCACACCATGTCCACAGCCGCTTTGTGAACGCTGGTGGCGTGCGGTGGCATGTGCAGGAATTGGGGGAGGGACCCGTTGTGTTTCTTCTGCATGGCGCCGGGGCCTCGACGCATAGTTGGCGGGATTTGCTGCCTGGGCTCGCGCAACACTTTCGCGTGGTCGCCGTCGATCTGCCCGGCCACGCCTTCTCTGATTCCCCAGCGTTTTATCGTCCGACCTTGCAGCGGGTTTCCGTTCTGCTCGGCGAGCTGATCCAGACGCTTGGGATTGATGTTCGGATCGCTGTTGGCCACTCGGCCGGCGCAGCGACGTTAGCGCGCATGACATTGGATCACCGCATCACACCGGCAGGCCTTGTCAGCTTCAACGGAGCATTTCAGCCGTTTGATGGCGCCGCGGGGGCTGTTTTTCCGGCGCTTGCCAAACTTCTGTTCGTCAACCCTTTGACGCCGCGCCTTTTCGCGCTTGGCGGGCGCAGCCGATCCCGGGTCGTCCGACTGATCGAAGGCACGGGTTCGCGGATCAGCGATGAAGGTCTTGGCTACTATTCAACACTTATGCAGTCGCCCGGCCACATTGCTGGCGTCCTTGGCATGATGGCACATTGGGAGCTGACGGAGCTCATGCGGAAGTTGCCATCGATGAAGGTGCCGATGCTTCTCATCGCTGGAGAAAACGACCGGGCCGTGCCAGCGAAGGTCTCGCAGGACGTCGCCGACCGTTGTGTAAATGCCTCGATCGAGCTGTGGCCGGGCCTTGGCCATCTGGCGCACGAAGAAGCGCCGGAGAAGGCGGTTGCGCGCATTGTCGAGTTCGCGACCGAAATCGGTGTCCTGGAAAACGCCACCGCGGCGGATACGCAGAATTGA
- a CDS encoding phytoene/squalene synthase family protein, with the protein MPTPTFKASLQSGWNETACRALIRQGSKSFYAASLLLPQRIRTPAYALYAFCRLSDDAVDAEDAPKDAVDRLRERLDLAYAEKPKNIPADQAFAEMVQSYQMPRTLPEALLEGLEWDSQGWGPQTLSDTYAYSARVAAAVGAMMSVLMGVRDADTLARACDLGVAMQLTNIARDVGEDARNGRIYLPRDWMVEAGIDIEAFLANPVFDARLASCVERLLETADTLYDRSVGGIAALPGDCRPAIHAARLIYREIGRKVAGNGYNSIDQRAVVSKHRKLVLLGAACNAAVWTPHSEPATALPETAFLVDAVPPFDHALSGSLPPQDSRPMSRIVHILEQLERRDRQQLADPHSS; encoded by the coding sequence CTGCCCACACCAACCTTTAAAGCCAGTCTTCAAAGCGGGTGGAATGAAACGGCCTGCCGCGCCTTGATCCGCCAAGGATCGAAGTCGTTCTATGCCGCTTCGCTCTTATTGCCGCAGCGTATTCGCACACCTGCCTACGCGCTCTATGCGTTCTGCCGTCTTTCTGATGATGCCGTGGATGCCGAGGACGCGCCCAAGGATGCGGTCGATCGTTTGCGCGAACGCCTCGATCTTGCCTACGCGGAAAAGCCGAAAAACATTCCAGCCGACCAAGCCTTTGCCGAGATGGTGCAAAGCTATCAGATGCCGCGCACCTTGCCGGAAGCCCTGCTAGAGGGATTGGAATGGGATAGCCAAGGCTGGGGACCTCAAACCCTGTCCGACACCTATGCCTACAGCGCTCGCGTTGCGGCCGCGGTTGGCGCAATGATGTCCGTCCTTATGGGCGTACGCGATGCCGACACATTGGCGCGCGCCTGCGATCTTGGCGTTGCAATGCAGCTCACCAACATTGCCCGCGATGTCGGTGAGGATGCACGCAATGGCCGGATCTATCTGCCGCGCGACTGGATGGTTGAGGCTGGCATCGATATCGAGGCGTTTCTTGCCAACCCAGTGTTCGATGCGCGCCTGGCGTCCTGCGTGGAGCGGCTGCTTGAAACGGCCGATACGCTTTATGATCGCTCGGTTGGAGGCATTGCTGCGCTGCCCGGCGATTGCCGCCCGGCGATCCACGCTGCGCGGCTGATCTACCGCGAGATTGGCCGCAAGGTTGCTGGCAACGGTTACAACTCGATCGATCAGCGCGCGGTGGTTTCCAAACATCGCAAACTGGTGCTCTTGGGTGCGGCCTGCAACGCCGCCGTCTGGACGCCGCACAGCGAGCCAGCGACCGCCTTGCCAGAAACCGCCTTTTTGGTGGATGCCGTGCCGCCCTTCGACCATGCCCTGAGTGGCAGTCTGCCACCACAGGACTCGCGACCCATGAGCCGGATCGTCCACATCCTTGAACAGCTTGAGCGGCGGGACCGGCAGCAATTGGCTGACCCTCACTCCTCCTGA
- a CDS encoding tryptophan-rich sensory protein, protein MDFSISWSLLAFFAVTFAAAMSGGYFRPGDWYRDLAKPSWNPPDFMFPIAWTVLYAMMAVAAWLVWEAVGWPAALVPIGFWLIQLIFNALWSALFFGMKRMDWALIDVALLWLAIVGTIMTFWPISTLAGWLMVPYLAWVSFAAFLNLTILRLNSQQAA, encoded by the coding sequence ATGGATTTCTCGATCTCCTGGTCTTTGCTCGCGTTTTTTGCGGTGACATTTGCTGCCGCCATGTCCGGTGGCTATTTCAGACCCGGCGATTGGTATCGCGATCTGGCCAAACCCAGTTGGAACCCGCCTGACTTCATGTTTCCAATCGCCTGGACTGTTCTCTACGCCATGATGGCGGTCGCAGCATGGCTTGTCTGGGAGGCTGTCGGTTGGCCGGCAGCTTTGGTGCCGATTGGGTTTTGGCTGATTCAACTGATTTTCAATGCGCTTTGGTCGGCGCTGTTTTTCGGCATGAAGCGGATGGATTGGGCGCTCATCGATGTCGCGCTGCTTTGGCTTGCCATCGTCGGAACGATCATGACGTTCTGGCCGATTAGCACGCTCGCAGGCTGGTTGATGGTACCGTATTTGGCGTGGGTCAGCTTTGCAGCGTTCCTCAATCTCACAATTTTACGGCTCAATTCGCAACAAGCCGCCTAG
- a CDS encoding carotenoid 1,2-hydratase: MSDDGRHGLSVIAFIGSVFSPYYAWSGRNDPYDHIAINVALYGPKARWAMTERGKGALDDGPDHFTVGPSALRWEGNTLVIDVDEVTVPWPLRLKGQIRFTPDVSQPTHFALDTTARHHWWPYAPFGRIEANIDKPGLSWQGHGYADTNTGTTALEADFSGWTWSRASVEDGAVMFYEPQERSGAHKTIAIHVDAHGTVTEIDTPPRVDLNKGFWGVTRDTRSEDPSQTRITETFVDAPFYTRDALQMVLGGRRCPAVHESLNLDRFASPIVKLMLPFKMPRRAKWSG; the protein is encoded by the coding sequence CTGAGTGATGATGGCCGCCATGGCCTGTCGGTGATCGCATTCATAGGCTCGGTGTTTTCACCCTATTACGCCTGGTCAGGGCGCAACGACCCCTATGATCACATCGCGATCAACGTCGCGCTCTATGGCCCCAAAGCCCGTTGGGCGATGACCGAGCGAGGCAAAGGCGCGCTCGATGATGGGCCCGACCATTTCACCGTCGGGCCAAGCGCCCTGCGCTGGGAGGGCAACACGCTCGTGATTGACGTCGATGAGGTGACCGTGCCGTGGCCCTTGCGGCTCAAGGGTCAGATTCGTTTCACGCCCGATGTCAGCCAGCCGACCCATTTCGCGTTGGACACGACAGCGCGTCACCATTGGTGGCCCTACGCCCCATTCGGCCGCATCGAAGCCAACATCGATAAACCCGGCTTGTCCTGGCAAGGGCACGGCTATGCCGACACGAACACCGGAACGACTGCCCTTGAGGCGGACTTCTCCGGTTGGACCTGGTCGCGCGCTAGTGTCGAGGACGGCGCGGTAATGTTCTACGAACCGCAGGAACGGTCGGGCGCCCACAAAACCATCGCAATCCACGTGGACGCGCACGGAACCGTCACAGAGATCGACACACCGCCGCGTGTGGATCTGAATAAGGGTTTTTGGGGCGTTACCCGCGACACACGCTCCGAAGACCCAAGCCAGACGCGGATCACAGAGACCTTTGTCGACGCGCCGTTTTACACCCGCGACGCCCTGCAGATGGTGCTTGGTGGCAGGCGTTGCCCGGCCGTCCACGAGAGCTTGAACCTTGACCGTTTCGCCAGTCCGATCGTGAAACTGATGCTGCCCTTTAAGATGCCGCGCCGCGCAAAGTGGTCCGGCTAG